One segment of Zhihengliuella halotolerans DNA contains the following:
- a CDS encoding mechanosensitive ion channel family protein, producing the protein MRSLVFTAASESPSTADPVPMDGGMGELTESAVRDMPEYLQPWVGAGIAVVVAFVVTWIGAALVNRVLRRRPELRDDIGRSRWPIFVVLSSVGTVGSLEVTAPEAEWRGASNLLLLAVTIAAIAWLIVVLLHLVESALLSKYRSENSVDARRMAKLRTQVGLLRRVAVAVVLVLAVAGILLLIPEVRALGAGILASAGLISVIAGMAVQSTLSNVIAGLQIAFTDSLRVEDTVFVEGARGNVEEITLTYVVVRLIDDVRLILPSTYFTTTPFRNYSRGTSEVSGGISLELTWKAPVEVLRAKLEEELQQNEYWDGRSSDLSVTDAKGGLMTVYIWLSARNAGDLWSLHNSVREALVTELQQNYPDALPKPVIQAAGE; encoded by the coding sequence ATGCGTTCTCTTGTGTTCACCGCTGCGAGCGAATCCCCCTCGACCGCCGATCCCGTGCCGATGGACGGGGGCATGGGCGAACTGACCGAGTCGGCCGTGCGCGACATGCCCGAGTACCTGCAGCCGTGGGTCGGCGCCGGGATCGCCGTCGTCGTGGCTTTCGTCGTCACCTGGATCGGCGCTGCGCTGGTCAACCGCGTCCTGCGCCGCCGGCCCGAGCTGCGCGATGACATCGGGCGCTCGCGCTGGCCCATCTTCGTGGTCCTCTCCTCCGTGGGGACCGTCGGCTCGCTCGAGGTCACCGCCCCGGAGGCCGAGTGGCGCGGCGCCTCGAATCTGCTGCTGCTCGCCGTGACGATCGCCGCCATCGCCTGGCTCATCGTGGTGCTGCTGCACTTGGTGGAATCGGCACTGTTGTCGAAGTACCGCTCCGAGAACTCGGTGGACGCCCGCCGCATGGCGAAACTGCGGACCCAGGTGGGACTCCTGCGCCGGGTCGCCGTCGCCGTCGTGCTGGTGCTCGCGGTCGCCGGCATCCTGCTGCTGATCCCCGAGGTGCGTGCGCTCGGCGCCGGAATCCTGGCCTCCGCCGGCCTGATCTCCGTCATCGCCGGTATGGCCGTGCAGTCGACCCTCTCCAACGTGATCGCCGGCCTGCAGATCGCGTTCACCGACTCCCTGCGCGTCGAGGACACCGTGTTCGTCGAGGGAGCCCGAGGGAACGTCGAGGAGATCACGCTCACGTACGTCGTCGTGCGCTTGATCGACGACGTCCGCCTGATCCTGCCCTCGACCTACTTCACGACGACGCCCTTCCGGAACTACTCGCGCGGCACCAGCGAGGTCTCCGGCGGGATCTCCCTCGAGCTCACCTGGAAGGCGCCGGTCGAGGTGCTGCGCGCCAAGCTCGAGGAGGAGCTGCAGCAGAACGAATACTGGGACGGGCGCTCCTCGGACCTTTCCGTCACCGACGCCAAGGGCGGGCTGATGACCGTGTACATCTGGCTCAGCGCGCGCAACGCCGGCGACCTCTGGAGCCTGCACAACTCCGTGCGGGAGGCGCTCGTGACAGAGTTGCAGCAGAACTACCCGGACGCGCTGCCCAAACCGGTCATCCAGGCCGCGGGGGAGTAG
- a CDS encoding YqaJ viral recombinase family protein: MGRVVADSSDRVNWLRARTRGITATDVAKLSTPRSIEAAADSKLNGSGFAGNPYTEYGRRREPVIAAWVREQFGIEPSSLLFHSADEVRHLATPDGIALRPDGRVELAEIKTTNKAWGKIPKHYLRQVWWQQYVIGAERTLMVWEEHRDFRPLHDVPKHVWVDRDDAAIADLIDNANRLIDLLHSKTQAARVRAERRADYGPAALNY; the protein is encoded by the coding sequence ATGGGCCGGGTCGTCGCGGATTCGAGCGATCGCGTGAACTGGCTGCGGGCGCGGACCCGCGGCATCACCGCGACCGACGTCGCGAAACTCTCCACCCCGCGCAGCATCGAGGCCGCCGCCGACTCGAAGCTCAACGGCTCCGGGTTCGCGGGCAACCCCTATACCGAATACGGGCGCCGGCGCGAGCCCGTGATCGCCGCCTGGGTGCGCGAGCAGTTCGGCATCGAGCCGAGCTCTTTGCTCTTCCACTCCGCGGACGAGGTGCGGCACCTGGCCACCCCGGACGGCATCGCGCTGCGGCCCGACGGGCGGGTCGAGCTGGCCGAGATCAAGACCACCAACAAGGCGTGGGGGAAGATCCCCAAGCACTATCTGCGTCAGGTCTGGTGGCAGCAGTACGTCATCGGGGCCGAGCGCACGCTCATGGTCTGGGAGGAGCATCGCGACTTCCGTCCGCTGCACGACGTCCCGAAACACGTCTGGGTTGACCGGGACGACGCCGCGATCGCCGACCTCATCGACAACGCGAACCGGCTCATCGACCTGCTGCACTCCAAGACGCAGGCGGCGCGAGTACGCGCCGAGCGGCGGGCGGACTACGGGCCGGCGGCCCTCAACTACTGA
- a CDS encoding HAD family hydrolase, whose translation MLILVDLDNTLIDRSAGFTAWAEAFVHSINGDPADVEWLVEVDRDGYADRSAVAQAMKDRFALNQSVDAVVGLLLFDHLSFLTVESATTTALDSAASSGHSLGLITNGTVEQQQRKVDQLDLARFFNAIVISEAEGISKPDPRLFRIAAHRAGATLDGGWMIGDHPESDVSGAREAGLNTAWIMRGRRWPHASFSPTRAFPSVHEAIMAITADLA comes from the coding sequence GTGCTGATACTCGTGGACCTCGACAACACTCTGATCGATCGAAGCGCTGGATTCACCGCGTGGGCCGAAGCGTTTGTCCATTCCATCAACGGCGATCCAGCCGACGTCGAATGGCTTGTCGAAGTGGACCGCGACGGATACGCAGATCGTTCGGCAGTGGCCCAAGCCATGAAGGACCGCTTCGCGCTGAACCAATCGGTGGACGCCGTCGTCGGCCTGCTCCTCTTCGACCATCTGTCCTTCCTCACGGTGGAATCAGCGACGACGACTGCTCTAGATTCGGCAGCATCCTCCGGCCACAGCCTCGGGCTCATCACCAACGGCACGGTCGAACAACAGCAACGGAAGGTCGACCAGTTGGATCTGGCGCGTTTCTTCAACGCCATCGTCATCTCGGAGGCCGAGGGCATCTCGAAGCCGGATCCCCGCCTCTTCCGCATTGCTGCTCACCGCGCGGGCGCCACCCTCGACGGCGGCTGGATGATCGGCGACCACCCCGAGTCCGATGTGTCCGGTGCGCGCGAGGCAGGACTCAACACGGCGTGGATCATGCGAGGGCGTCGCTGGCCGCACGCCTCATTCAGCCCGACACGGGCGTTCCCGTCAGTGCACGAGGCCATCATGGCGATCACGGCGGATCTAGCCTGA
- a CDS encoding aminoglycoside 6-adenylyltransferase: MDYDKSIETLTAWAQNCENVRAMVMTGSAAAHETHSLSDRDIEIYATDPAPLLADDSWWNQLGTVLVVERLAIPGWHPARLVYYVGGKLDLTVVRADVLPTIRYERPFTVLVDKDGHSRSLRLAAAGTSLPDEAAFQEQLNLGYAAALMCAKSIVRDEPWSSKIRDTDLKASLLSLVEWDHHVRYGLGHDVRFLGSRMRQWMDADIQQSLEQCWARFDAADSARALRTSIALFARLGRRIADGLGFRPFSHDSVHDEVEAILALRPDAR; this comes from the coding sequence GTGGACTACGACAAGTCGATCGAGACGCTGACCGCGTGGGCGCAGAACTGTGAGAACGTCCGCGCAATGGTGATGACTGGTTCAGCCGCCGCACATGAGACGCACTCCCTGTCAGATCGCGATATCGAGATCTATGCCACGGACCCTGCCCCACTGCTTGCAGATGATTCCTGGTGGAATCAGCTCGGGACGGTGCTTGTCGTCGAGCGCTTGGCCATCCCCGGCTGGCATCCGGCCCGCCTGGTGTACTACGTCGGCGGCAAGCTGGATCTGACGGTTGTGAGGGCTGATGTGCTGCCCACCATCCGCTACGAGCGGCCATTCACCGTCCTCGTCGACAAGGACGGCCATTCCCGCTCACTACGCCTGGCAGCGGCAGGGACGTCTCTGCCTGACGAGGCAGCATTCCAGGAGCAACTCAACTTGGGCTACGCCGCCGCACTGATGTGTGCCAAATCGATCGTCCGGGACGAGCCATGGTCAAGCAAGATACGTGACACTGATCTGAAAGCATCCCTGCTGAGCCTTGTCGAGTGGGATCATCACGTGCGCTACGGGCTCGGGCACGACGTACGCTTCCTGGGCTCCCGAATGCGGCAATGGATGGACGCAGACATACAGCAGTCGCTTGAACAGTGCTGGGCGCGCTTCGACGCTGCGGACTCAGCCAGGGCCCTCCGCACATCCATCGCCTTGTTCGCCAGACTCGGGAGGCGCATCGCGGACGGTCTGGGGTTCCGACCCTTCAGCCACGACAGCGTCCACGACGAGGTCGAAGCCATCCTCGCACTACGTCCGGACGCACGCTGA
- a CDS encoding ABC transporter permease, whose translation MRNLPTRYFPAAVVLAAVGLTAASLLVGGYSITFEKLLHDPAAQHMFFVSRIPRTLALIFAAAAMSVCGVIMQLITQNKFVEPTTAGTAQWAGLGMLAILIVDPGAAPMAKMAVAIAFAFAGTWVFIAFLNRVRVKNSLVVPLVGIMLGAVVGSFSTFLAGTFDLLQTMSAWRSGGFSGIVEGFYEPLWLAAVVCVAAYFVADRFTVAGLGRDVATNVGLHYGRVVFLGVTMVALATGVTTVVVGFIPFLGLIVPNLVSMILGDDLRRNLPWVAALGVVFLLACDLIGRTIIAPMELPASVILGVVGAVAFISLVLRQRKHVNA comes from the coding sequence ATGCGCAACCTCCCTACCCGGTACTTCCCGGCCGCCGTCGTCCTGGCGGCGGTCGGGCTGACCGCGGCCTCGCTGCTCGTCGGCGGGTACAGCATCACCTTCGAGAAGCTGCTGCACGATCCCGCCGCGCAACACATGTTCTTCGTCTCGCGCATCCCGCGCACGCTCGCGCTCATCTTCGCCGCGGCGGCGATGAGCGTGTGCGGGGTGATCATGCAGCTGATCACGCAGAACAAGTTCGTCGAGCCGACCACGGCCGGGACCGCCCAGTGGGCGGGACTGGGCATGCTCGCGATCCTCATCGTTGACCCCGGCGCGGCGCCGATGGCCAAGATGGCCGTCGCGATCGCCTTCGCCTTCGCCGGCACGTGGGTTTTCATCGCGTTCCTGAACCGGGTGCGCGTGAAGAACTCTCTGGTGGTCCCGCTCGTCGGGATCATGCTCGGCGCGGTCGTCGGTTCGTTCTCGACGTTCCTCGCCGGCACGTTCGACTTGCTACAGACCATGTCGGCGTGGCGATCGGGCGGGTTCAGCGGCATCGTGGAGGGCTTCTACGAGCCGCTCTGGCTGGCCGCCGTCGTCTGCGTCGCGGCCTACTTCGTCGCCGACCGCTTCACGGTCGCCGGGCTCGGCAGGGACGTCGCGACCAACGTGGGCCTGCACTACGGGCGGGTCGTCTTCCTCGGCGTCACGATGGTGGCGCTCGCGACGGGGGTGACCACCGTCGTTGTCGGATTCATCCCGTTCCTCGGACTGATCGTGCCGAACCTCGTGTCGATGATCCTGGGCGACGACCTGCGCCGCAACCTGCCGTGGGTCGCCGCGCTCGGCGTCGTCTTCCTGCTCGCGTGCGACCTCATCGGCCGCACCATCATCGCACCGATGGAGCTGCCCGCCTCCGTCATCCTCGGCGTCGTCGGCGCCGTCGCGTTCATCTCCCTCGTTCTCAGGCAGCGCAAGCATGTCAACGCTTAG
- a CDS encoding ABC transporter ATP-binding protein — MIAFTEVHKSYNDTTVLGPVTGRIAAGGITALIGPNGAGKSTLLTIIGRLLDPTAGRITVKDHDIATTKSSDLAKLMSILRQENHMTARLTVRDLVGFGRYPHSKGRLTDACHAAIDSALDFLNLTGLQDRFVDQLSGGQRQRAFVAMVLAQDTEYVLLDEPLNNLDMKHAVLMMRQLRRAADELGKTIVIVIHDINFAAAYSDHIVALREGRIAHSGTPEEIMRDDVLTDVFDTGVRVHEIEGRRTAIFSL, encoded by the coding sequence GTGATCGCCTTCACCGAGGTCCACAAGTCCTACAACGACACCACCGTCCTCGGCCCCGTCACGGGCCGGATCGCCGCGGGCGGGATCACAGCGCTCATCGGCCCCAATGGCGCCGGCAAGTCGACGCTACTGACCATCATCGGGCGCCTCCTGGACCCGACGGCCGGCCGCATTACGGTCAAGGACCACGACATCGCCACGACGAAAAGCTCAGACCTGGCGAAGCTGATGTCGATCCTGCGTCAGGAGAACCACATGACCGCGCGGCTGACGGTCCGCGACCTCGTGGGATTCGGACGCTACCCGCATTCCAAGGGCCGGCTCACCGACGCCTGCCACGCCGCCATCGACTCCGCTCTCGACTTCCTCAACCTCACGGGCCTGCAGGATCGATTCGTGGACCAGCTCTCCGGCGGCCAACGCCAGCGCGCCTTCGTCGCCATGGTGCTGGCCCAGGACACCGAGTACGTGCTGCTCGACGAACCGCTCAACAACCTCGACATGAAGCACGCCGTGCTGATGATGCGCCAGCTGCGCCGCGCGGCCGACGAGCTCGGCAAGACCATCGTGATCGTCATCCACGACATCAACTTCGCCGCCGCCTACTCCGATCACATCGTCGCGCTGCGCGAGGGCCGCATCGCACACTCCGGCACGCCGGAAGAGATCATGCGCGACGACGTGCTCACGGACGTCTTCGACACCGGCGTGCGAGTGCACGAGATCGAAGGCCGCCGCACCGCAATCTTCAGCCTCTGA
- a CDS encoding iron ABC transporter substrate-binding protein, translated as MKNLSKAITAASALVALAALSACGSNGSSPEADDTAVAAEPASDESLVLYSGRDEELIAPLVEQFTDETGIEVEVRYAGTPEMNALLLEEGDATPADVFLSQDAGALGSLAKADLLAELPENLASQVPAELTSTDGSWVGLTGRARVIAFDGDKLSADEVPDTVDALVEDEWKGRVGFPPGNASFQSFVTALRVLEGEDAAATWLEALAGNDPVLTEKNGPTLEMVNNGQLDLGLINHYYWYQLAAEQGAENMRAELKFLPGDAGGIVNVTGAAVLAGSGEDENALAFVEFLLADSAQTYFAEETFEYPLVPGSPAPEGLPALDELTNPELDLSDLDSLEESQSMLADAGLL; from the coding sequence ATGAAGAATCTATCGAAGGCGATCACCGCCGCATCGGCCCTCGTCGCACTCGCAGCTCTGAGCGCCTGCGGTTCCAACGGATCTTCCCCGGAAGCCGACGACACCGCCGTCGCCGCCGAGCCGGCCTCCGACGAGTCGCTGGTCCTGTACTCGGGCCGCGACGAAGAGCTCATCGCCCCGCTCGTCGAGCAGTTCACCGACGAGACGGGCATCGAGGTCGAGGTCCGCTACGCCGGCACCCCCGAGATGAACGCGCTGCTCCTCGAGGAGGGCGACGCCACCCCGGCCGACGTCTTCCTCTCCCAGGACGCCGGCGCGCTCGGCTCGTTGGCCAAGGCGGATCTGCTGGCCGAGCTGCCGGAGAACCTCGCCTCCCAGGTCCCCGCTGAGCTGACCTCGACCGACGGTTCGTGGGTTGGCCTGACCGGCCGCGCCCGTGTCATCGCGTTCGACGGCGACAAGCTCAGCGCCGACGAGGTCCCCGACACCGTGGACGCACTCGTGGAGGACGAATGGAAGGGCCGCGTCGGCTTCCCGCCCGGCAACGCCAGCTTCCAGTCCTTCGTGACCGCGCTGCGCGTGCTCGAGGGTGAAGACGCCGCCGCTACCTGGCTCGAGGCCCTGGCCGGAAACGACCCGGTCCTGACCGAGAAGAACGGCCCGACCCTCGAGATGGTCAACAACGGCCAGCTCGACCTCGGCCTCATCAACCACTACTACTGGTACCAGCTCGCCGCCGAGCAGGGCGCCGAGAACATGCGCGCGGAGCTGAAGTTCCTCCCGGGCGACGCCGGCGGCATCGTCAACGTCACCGGCGCGGCCGTGCTCGCCGGCTCGGGTGAGGATGAGAACGCGCTCGCCTTCGTCGAGTTCCTGCTCGCCGACTCCGCGCAGACCTACTTCGCGGAAGAGACCTTCGAGTACCCGCTGGTGCCCGGTTCCCCTGCCCCGGAAGGCCTCCCGGCCCTCGACGAGCTGACCAACCCGGAGCTCGACCTGAGCGACCTCGACTCGCTCGAGGAGAGCCAGTCCATGCTGGCCGACGCCGGACTGCTCTAG
- a CDS encoding ABC transporter substrate-binding protein, with protein sequence MKLSRTSASIGGLAAVALLGLTACGGSTDAAEAGTDTPAETITVETNNGPVEVPADAERVVALDNTSFATLKALGVEPVAAPKQLLPNNGFEDWRDDEAIADVGTHREPNLEALNEAAPDLIVGGYRFSEYTDDLAKIAPVLDVTPDAETPGAWLDGLRTQTETLGTVFGAEEQAAEIVADFDAAQTAAEEATDGETVFLANASGGKIDNGAGRIGRLLEGVNLEDVFASEDLDGESVHNDSGLAPETVAEADPDWMIVMDRDAAVSTAEDEFTPAQSLVAALENVWGETTFFAGDQIIYLNTDFYKTEGIQAYTEAYEQISEAFSAN encoded by the coding sequence ATGAAGCTTTCCCGCACGTCCGCATCGATCGGCGGCCTCGCCGCCGTTGCACTTCTGGGGCTGACGGCCTGCGGCGGCAGCACCGACGCGGCCGAGGCAGGCACCGATACCCCGGCGGAGACGATCACCGTCGAGACCAACAACGGCCCCGTCGAGGTCCCCGCGGACGCTGAGCGCGTCGTCGCCCTGGACAACACCTCGTTCGCGACCCTAAAGGCCCTCGGCGTCGAGCCCGTGGCCGCGCCGAAGCAGCTGCTCCCAAACAACGGCTTCGAGGACTGGCGGGATGACGAGGCGATCGCCGACGTCGGCACCCACCGCGAGCCGAATCTCGAGGCGCTCAACGAGGCGGCCCCGGACCTGATCGTCGGCGGCTATCGGTTCTCCGAGTACACCGACGACCTGGCGAAGATCGCTCCGGTCCTCGACGTCACCCCGGATGCCGAGACTCCCGGCGCCTGGCTGGACGGCTTGCGCACGCAGACCGAAACGCTCGGCACCGTCTTCGGCGCCGAGGAGCAGGCGGCCGAAATCGTCGCCGACTTCGACGCGGCTCAGACCGCCGCTGAGGAAGCCACCGACGGCGAGACCGTCTTCCTCGCCAACGCCTCGGGTGGAAAGATCGACAACGGCGCCGGCCGCATCGGGCGCCTGCTCGAGGGCGTCAACCTTGAGGACGTCTTCGCCAGCGAGGACCTCGACGGCGAATCGGTGCACAACGATTCCGGGCTGGCCCCGGAGACCGTCGCCGAAGCCGACCCTGACTGGATGATCGTGATGGACCGCGACGCCGCCGTCTCGACCGCCGAGGACGAGTTCACCCCGGCGCAGTCGCTCGTCGCCGCGCTCGAGAACGTCTGGGGCGAGACGACGTTCTTCGCCGGAGACCAGATCATCTACCTCAACACCGACTTCTACAAGACCGAGGGCATCCAGGCCTACACCGAGGCCTACGAGCAGATCTCCGAAGCCTTCTCCGCCAACTAG
- a CDS encoding ABC transporter ATP-binding protein: MALVGPSGCGKTTALRTIAGLERAGAGTITVGGRVLADATRHVRPEQRRIGWVPQSATLFPHLTVAQNVAFGLKGTGGSRHSAKRRAADPEVRRLIDLVGLAYHADRLPAQLSGGQAQRVALARALAAGPDLVLLDEPFGALDPLLRQQLRDSTRAWLRAESVTGVLVTHDQSEALSVADHVAVMRDGEVLQQASPRTLFSRPVTPWVAGFVGDAVFLDAVVRSAGAGHDPVLRTTSELGEVPARWMGAVPPSSGETVRLMVRPAQVVPRAEGVRGRVTSLRFTGYDAVLTVELPTGTAVSALVPAAEAPDHDADIAVGVNGEALAYAAGQ; encoded by the coding sequence CTGGCGCTCGTCGGGCCGAGCGGGTGCGGCAAGACGACGGCGTTGCGCACCATCGCCGGCCTCGAGCGCGCCGGCGCCGGCACGATCACCGTCGGCGGGCGCGTGCTCGCCGATGCGACCCGCCACGTCCGACCCGAACAGCGGCGCATCGGCTGGGTCCCGCAGAGCGCCACCCTCTTCCCGCACCTGACCGTCGCGCAGAATGTCGCGTTCGGCCTCAAGGGCACGGGTGGCTCGCGGCACTCGGCCAAGCGCCGGGCCGCGGACCCCGAGGTGCGCCGGCTGATCGATCTCGTCGGGCTCGCCTACCACGCGGACAGGCTTCCGGCGCAGCTCTCCGGCGGTCAGGCGCAGCGGGTCGCGCTCGCGCGGGCACTGGCCGCGGGCCCCGACCTCGTGCTGCTCGACGAACCCTTCGGCGCCCTCGATCCGCTGCTGCGCCAGCAGTTGCGCGACTCGACCCGCGCGTGGCTCCGCGCCGAATCCGTGACGGGTGTGCTCGTCACCCACGACCAGTCGGAGGCGCTCTCCGTCGCCGACCATGTGGCCGTCATGCGCGACGGCGAAGTGCTCCAGCAGGCGTCCCCCCGGACCCTGTTCTCGCGCCCGGTGACGCCCTGGGTGGCCGGGTTCGTCGGCGACGCCGTCTTCCTCGACGCGGTCGTGCGATCCGCGGGCGCCGGGCACGACCCGGTTCTGAGAACCACCAGCGAACTCGGCGAGGTCCCGGCTCGCTGGATGGGTGCGGTGCCGCCGTCGTCCGGCGAGACGGTGCGGCTCATGGTCCGGCCCGCACAGGTGGTCCCGCGTGCAGAAGGCGTACGCGGCCGGGTCACCTCATTGCGCTTCACCGGGTACGACGCCGTCCTCACGGTCGAGCTGCCGACCGGGACGGCGGTGTCCGCCCTCGTTCCGGCGGCCGAGGCCCCGGACCACGACGCCGACATCGCGGTCGGCGTGAACGGTGAGGCGCTGGCCTACGCCGCGGGTCAGTAG
- a CDS encoding iron chelate uptake ABC transporter family permease subunit translates to MSTLSPSPAASTTTARPAPSTAPPAARARRRLTPGARIAIIAALVAVASACFLLMFIRGSFEFAFERRLTMWGTMIVVAFTQGVGTVVFHTVTHNRILTPSIMGFDSIYTLMQTVLVSVFGGLFLVNADGVPMLLGQTAAMVLFATVLYRWLFSGKFGSLYILLLVGVVFGMAFDSISIFLQRLLNPTDYDMLSVELMGRMSSVDATYLPWAFAVCAAVGWVLWSRRFRLDVLLLGRDAAQGLGINHKRELTAMLIVIAVMVAFSTALAGPMTFFGFIVATLAYQLTGTHEHRYVMPMAFLLGLFTLVAGQFVLQHVFYASGFLTVIIEFVGGALFLLILLRKGKM, encoded by the coding sequence ATGTCAACGCTTAGTCCCAGCCCCGCCGCATCCACGACGACGGCGCGCCCGGCCCCCAGCACCGCACCTCCCGCCGCGCGGGCCAGGCGGCGGCTCACGCCCGGCGCGCGGATCGCGATCATCGCCGCGCTCGTGGCCGTCGCCTCCGCGTGCTTCCTGCTGATGTTCATCCGCGGATCGTTCGAGTTCGCCTTCGAGCGACGCCTGACGATGTGGGGGACGATGATCGTCGTCGCGTTCACCCAGGGCGTCGGCACCGTCGTGTTCCACACCGTCACGCACAACCGGATCCTCACGCCCTCGATCATGGGGTTCGACTCGATCTACACGCTCATGCAGACCGTGCTCGTCTCGGTGTTCGGCGGGCTGTTCCTCGTCAATGCCGACGGTGTCCCGATGCTGCTGGGCCAGACGGCGGCCATGGTCCTGTTCGCCACGGTGCTCTACCGCTGGCTGTTCTCCGGAAAGTTCGGCAGCCTCTACATCCTGCTGCTCGTCGGCGTCGTCTTCGGCATGGCCTTCGACTCGATCTCGATCTTCCTGCAGCGCCTGCTGAACCCGACCGACTACGACATGCTCTCGGTCGAGCTGATGGGCCGCATGAGCTCGGTCGACGCGACGTACCTGCCGTGGGCGTTCGCGGTCTGCGCCGCCGTCGGGTGGGTCCTGTGGAGCCGGCGATTCCGGCTCGACGTCCTGCTGCTCGGCCGCGATGCCGCCCAGGGCCTCGGCATCAACCACAAGCGCGAGCTGACGGCGATGCTGATCGTCATCGCGGTCATGGTCGCCTTCTCCACCGCGCTCGCGGGCCCCATGACGTTCTTCGGATTCATCGTCGCAACGCTCGCCTACCAGCTCACCGGAACCCACGAGCACCGGTACGTCATGCCGATGGCGTTCCTGCTGGGCCTGTTCACGCTCGTCGCCGGTCAGTTCGTGCTCCAGCACGTCTTCTACGCCTCCGGCTTCCTGACCGTCATCATCGAATTCGTCGGCGGGGCCCTCTTCCTGCTGATCCTGCTCCGAAAGGGCAAGATGTGA
- a CDS encoding ABC transporter permease, protein MPRGTSRRLPRALTLAAAGCGLLAAVPLIYLVVRVATAGPESLAATLSRPRLPDLLLNSLLLTTAVTATAVVIGVPIAWALARARLPWRNGWAALAALPLAVPSYVAAYGWLAAFPAMTGFWAAWFVLSLVGIPYVVLPATAALRSATTDLDDVARSLGRGPLGAFVAGTLPQIRPAVLSGALLVALYTLSDFGGVALFRFQVFTTAIHRAYAASFDRDYAAILATILMLVALLIVVGEQLTRRQSRHGNNGSHRRSAPVRLGAWTVPVCAGLVVVPLLTAGVPVAALVVRWVQAADMAAIDPARFAAALGNTVALSAGGALIALGLATPIAILSARHSGRRVRLLEVLGALPLGLPGIVVGLSLVFVSLKIVPWWYQSAGVLAFAYGVLFLPKAIGGVRSAVAQVPTELEDVARSLGGSRARVWWEVTARLASPGAAAAALLVAVTAMKELPATLMLRPTGTNTLATELWSRTDIAAYGASAPYALALLAVAAVPAFILSQQRPRASHPTGATPSAS, encoded by the coding sequence ATGCCCCGAGGTACTTCCCGCCGGCTGCCGCGCGCCCTGACGCTCGCGGCGGCCGGCTGCGGTCTGCTCGCGGCCGTGCCCCTGATCTACCTCGTGGTCAGGGTCGCGACCGCGGGGCCCGAGAGCCTGGCCGCCACGCTCTCGCGGCCTCGCCTGCCCGACCTGCTGCTCAACTCCCTGCTGCTGACGACGGCGGTCACCGCGACCGCCGTCGTCATCGGCGTCCCCATCGCGTGGGCGCTCGCGCGCGCCCGCCTGCCTTGGCGCAACGGGTGGGCCGCGCTGGCCGCCCTGCCGCTCGCCGTGCCGTCCTACGTCGCAGCCTACGGCTGGCTGGCTGCGTTCCCCGCGATGACCGGCTTCTGGGCCGCGTGGTTCGTGTTGTCCCTCGTGGGAATCCCCTACGTTGTCCTGCCCGCGACGGCGGCCCTGCGCTCCGCGACCACCGACCTCGACGACGTCGCCCGCTCGCTCGGCCGAGGCCCCCTGGGAGCCTTCGTGGCCGGCACCCTGCCGCAGATCCGCCCGGCGGTCCTCTCCGGCGCACTGCTCGTGGCGCTCTACACGCTCAGTGACTTCGGCGGCGTCGCCCTCTTCCGCTTCCAGGTCTTCACGACCGCTATCCACCGCGCCTACGCGGCCAGCTTCGACCGCGACTACGCCGCCATCCTCGCGACGATCCTCATGCTCGTCGCCCTGTTGATCGTCGTCGGCGAGCAGCTCACCCGCCGGCAGTCCCGGCACGGGAACAACGGATCCCACCGCCGCTCCGCCCCGGTCCGCCTCGGTGCGTGGACGGTCCCCGTGTGCGCCGGCCTCGTCGTCGTGCCGCTCCTCACGGCGGGGGTGCCGGTTGCGGCATTGGTCGTGCGGTGGGTTCAGGCCGCCGACATGGCCGCGATCGACCCCGCGCGATTCGCCGCCGCCCTCGGTAATACCGTCGCTCTCTCGGCCGGCGGGGCGCTCATCGCGCTCGGACTGGCCACCCCGATCGCCATCCTCTCCGCCCGCCACTCCGGCCGCCGCGTGCGACTGCTCGAGGTCCTCGGCGCGCTCCCGCTGGGACTCCCCGGCATCGTCGTCGGGCTGTCGCTGGTCTTCGTCTCGCTGAAGATCGTCCCGTGGTGGTACCAGTCGGCCGGAGTGCTGGCCTTCGCGTACGGCGTCCTCTTCCTGCCCAAGGCCATCGGCGGCGTGCGCAGCGCCGTCGCGCAGGTGCCGACCGAGCTCGAGGACGTCGCGCGCAGCCTCGGCGGCTCGCGGGCCCGCGTCTGGTGGGAGGTCACCGCGCGGCTCGCCTCGCCCGGAGCCGCCGCCGCCGCGCTCCTCGTCGCCGTCACCGCCATGAAGGAGCTTCCCGCGACCCTGATGCTGCGCCCAACCGGCACCAACACCCTCGCCACGGAGCTGTGGTCCCGCACCGATATCGCCGCCTACGGCGCCTCCGCACCCTACGCGCTCGCACTGCTGGCCGTGGCCGCTGTGCCCGCGTTCATCCTCTCCCAACAGCGCCCCCGCGCCTCCCACCCGACAGGAGCCACCCCATCAGCGAGCTGA